Proteins from a single region of Saccharospirillaceae bacterium:
- a CDS encoding zinc-binding dehydrogenase, whose translation MTITSAPAWRVKQTGTPAVLEKGIIELSEPQSGEVIIRVCAAGFNPIDTKIRAGLAPILNDAGVLGCDVSGEVIAIGEGVTHLTVGDSVYGCAGGVKGNGGALAAEMVCDADLLAKAPTAVSLTQAAAIPLVAITAFEALQRLAPKSDETLLVMGASGGVGQWATRLAKATGVSVYGTAGNQERVEQLNQQGINAALHNDVAELSAAGFEKVLDTFGGGSLQKALEMAAPYAQVATINARNTYDLTQAHAKSLTLHAVFMLLPLLTGKGRKAHGEFLAELSRKIDAGFIEVPQAEEKRMSDVADIHRAYEAGELKNKVVMKADF comes from the coding sequence ATGACAATAACATCGGCCCCTGCATGGCGGGTAAAACAAACCGGCACACCGGCTGTTTTAGAAAAAGGCATCATTGAATTATCTGAGCCTCAGTCGGGCGAAGTAATCATTCGGGTTTGTGCTGCGGGCTTTAATCCAATTGATACCAAAATACGTGCAGGTCTTGCTCCCATTCTTAATGACGCTGGTGTGCTGGGCTGTGACGTCAGTGGTGAAGTGATTGCGATCGGAGAAGGTGTTACTCACCTCACTGTTGGAGATTCAGTGTATGGCTGCGCCGGAGGTGTAAAGGGCAATGGCGGAGCGTTGGCTGCAGAAATGGTGTGTGATGCTGACCTGTTAGCGAAAGCGCCTACTGCTGTTTCTCTGACTCAGGCCGCGGCGATTCCTCTTGTTGCTATTACTGCGTTTGAAGCTTTGCAACGGTTAGCGCCGAAATCCGATGAAACATTGCTGGTGATGGGCGCTTCTGGCGGAGTTGGCCAGTGGGCTACTCGTTTGGCGAAAGCAACCGGTGTTTCGGTTTACGGTACCGCTGGAAATCAAGAGCGTGTTGAACAACTGAATCAACAGGGTATCAATGCGGCGCTGCATAACGATGTTGCTGAGTTATCTGCTGCAGGGTTTGAGAAAGTGTTGGATACCTTCGGTGGTGGCAGTCTGCAAAAGGCATTGGAGATGGCTGCGCCTTATGCGCAGGTAGCAACCATCAATGCCCGAAATACTTACGATCTGACTCAGGCTCACGCTAAGTCGCTAACGTTACATGCGGTATTTATGTTGCTACCACTTCTAACGGGGAAGGGTCGTAAGGCGCATGGCGAGTTTTTAGCTGAATTAAGTAGGAAAATAGATGCCGGTTTCATTGAGGTGCCGCAAGCAGAGGAAAAGCGGATGTCGGATGTTGCTGATATTCACCGTGCTTACGAGGCAGGTGAATTAAAAAATAAAGTCGTGATGAAAGCGGATTTCTAA